In the Emys orbicularis isolate rEmyOrb1 chromosome 3, rEmyOrb1.hap1, whole genome shotgun sequence genome, one interval contains:
- the LOC135875721 gene encoding interleukin-17F-like, whose translation MTFTRSATLFHSLLLMLILVLQAKNSAHGKAVQPGFNIERGTDEKKSYDCPPQKDARFPLSVKVDISISSTKHAIKVGHDVSNRSMSPWDYSINEDPNRFPQVIAQAKCRHYSCVDSTGQEDYSMNSIPIQHEILVLQREQRGCQHTYRLEKQLVTVGCTCARPIIHYLQ comes from the exons ATGACTTTTACAAGGAGTGCTACATTG TTCCATTCACTGCTGTTAATGCTGATCCTGGTGCTCCAGGCTAAGAATTCAGCCCATGGAAAGGCAGTACAACCTGGATTCAACATAGAGAGAGGCACTGATGAGAAAAAGAGTTATGACTGCCCGCCCCAAAAAGATGCCAGATTCCCTCTAAGTGTGAAAGTTGACATAAGCATCAGCAGCACAAAGCATGCTATCAAAGTGGGTCATGATGTCAGTAACCGGTCTATGTCTCCCTGGGATTACAG CATTAACGAAGATCCCAACCGGTTCCCCCAAGTGATCGCTCAGGCCAAGTGCCGCCATTACAGCTGTGTGGACTCCACCGGACAGGAGGACTACAGCATGAACTCCATCCCCATCCAACACGAGATCCTTGTTCTCCAACGGGAGCAGAGAGGCTGCCAGCACACTTACCGGCTGGAGAAACAGCTGGTCACTGTGGGCTGTACCTGTGCCAGGCCCATCATCCACTACCTGCAGTAA